Genomic window (Neurospora crassa OR74A linkage group VI, whole genome shotgun sequence):
CTGAAGGTTGCGAAACCAGAAAGGCCTTCTTCCTTGGCTACATGGTTCACAAGCTGCTCCAGTGTGTCCTTGGCCGCAGAGATACCGATGATCGTGATCACTTTGGTAAGAAGCGCCTGGACTTGGCTGGTCCTCTGCTGGCCAAGCTTTTCCGTGGCATCGTGAGACGCCTGACTCAGGATCTCATGGGCTACATGAAGCGCTGCGTTGATACCAACAAGCACTTCTCCCTGGCCCTCGGTATCAAGGCCTCCACCCTTACCAACGGTCTCAAGTACTCGCTTGCCACTGGTAACTGGGGTGACCAGAAGAAGGCCATGTCCTCGACTGCTGGTGTGTCCCAGGTCTTGAACAGATACACATTCTCGTCGACCCTGTCGCATTTGCGTCGTACAAACACGCCCATTGGTCGTGACGGTAAGCTCGCCAAGCCTCGTCAGCTGCACAATACACACTGGGGTTTGGTCTGCCCAGCAGAAACGCCAGAAGGTCAGGCTTGCGGTCTGGTCAAGAACTTGTCTCTGATGTGCTTCGTCTCGGTGGGTACACTGGCCGATCCCATCATCGAGTTCATGATTGCCCGAAACATGGAAGTGTTGGAGGAGTACGAGCCTTTGCGGTATCCCAACGCCACCAAGGTGTTCGTCAACGGTACCTGGGTTGGTGTCCATCAAGATCCCAAGCATCTCGTCACTCTTGTCCAGAACCTCAGACGCAAGAACATCATTTCGTTCGAGGTTTCGCTGGTTCGCGACATCCGTGACAGAGAGTTCAAGATTTTCTCGGATGCCGGTAGAGTCATGAGGCCGTTGTTTGTTGTCGAGCAAGAAGACAACAGCGAATCCGGTGTCGAAAAGGGTCAGCTCATCCTTACCAAGGAGCATATCAGGCGCCTTGAGCAGGATAAGGAGCTTGGCAAATACCATGAGGATTACTTTGGCTGGCAAGGCCTGCTCGAGTCAGGTGCTATCGAATACCTCGacgccgaggaggaagagacggCCATGATCTGCATGACGCCAGAAGATCTGGACACTTACCGTCAGCACAAGTTCAAGGGTCGCGAGTTTGAGGACGACGCCGCCAACCGTGGCAATAGCCGTATCAAGACAAAATTCAACCCGACAACACACATGTACACGCACTGCGAGATTCACCCCAGTATGCTTCTCGGTATCTGCGCCAGTATCATTCCTTTCCCCGATCACAACCAGTCGCCCAGAAACACTTACCAGTCTGCCATGGGTAAGCAAGCTATGGGCTTCTTCCTTACCAACTACTCCCGACGTATGGATACCATGGCCAACATTCTTTACTACCCTCAAAAACCACTGGCGACCACCCGCTCTATGGAATATCTCAAGTTCCGTGAGCTTCCTGCCGGTCAGAACGCCATTGTTGCCATCGCTTGTTACTCTGGTTACAACCAGGAAGATTCCGTCATTATGAACCAGAGCAGTATCGACCGTGGTATCTTCCGCAGTCTTTTCTTCCGTTCCTACACGGATTGCGAGAAGCGTGTCGGCATCAACATCGTGGAGCAATTTGAGAAGCCAGATAGAAGCAACACCCTGCGGCCCAAGCACGGCACGTACGACAAGCTTGAGAATGATGGTATCATTGCTCCTGGCATAAGAGTCACCGGTgacgacatcatcatcggcaAGACATCTCCCATCAACCCCGATAACCAAGAACTTGGCCAGCGCACGGCTCAGCACGTCAAGCGCGACGCGTCCACGCCGCTGCGCAGCACGGAGAGTGGTATCGTCGATTCCGTGGCCTTTACAACCAACCAGGATGGTTTGCGCTACGTAAAGGTCAGGGTTCGTACGACAAAGATTCCCCAGATTGGTGATAAGTTTGCGTCTCGTCACGGTCAAAAGGGTACCATTGGTGTTACTTACCGTCAAGAGGATATGCCGTTTACCGCCGAGGGTATCACGCCTGATATTATCATCAACCCTCACGCCATTCCTTCGCGTATGACAATTGCCCATTTGATCGAGTGTCTGCTGTCCAAGGTCGGTGCGCTCAAGGGCATGGAGGGTGATGCCACCCCCTTCACGGATGTCACGGTCGATTCCGTCTCCAACCTCCTCCGCGAGCACGGCTACCAATCCCGTGGCTTTGAAATCATGTACCACGGCCATACCGGCAAGAAGCTTCGCGCCCAGGTGTTCTTCGGTCCTACGTACTACCAGCGTTTGAGGCATATGGTGGACGACAAGATCCACGCTCGTGCTCGTGGTCCGGTGCAGATCATGACTCGTCAGCCCGTCGAAGGTCGTGCCAGAGACGGTGGTCTCCGTTTCGGTGAAATGGAACGTGACTGTATGATTGCTCACGGTGCCGCTGCCTTCTTGAAGGAGAGATTGTTCGAGGTTTCGGATGCTTTTAGAGTGCACATTTGCGAGATTTGCGGTCTCATGACTCCCATTGCGTAtgtacctcctcttcccttttgATGGGTCCGTGTGATGCTAACAGTTCGTCTGCAGAAACCTCACCAAGCAATCGTTCGAATGCCGTCCTTGCAAgaacaagaccaagatcgCCCAGGTCCACATGCCCTACGCGGCCAAGCTTCTGTTCCAGGAGCTCATGTCGATGAACATTGCCTCGCGCTTGTTCACCAGCCGGTCCGGCATCTCGGTTCGTTAAGGGTAGTCGTGGGTTCCCCggggggttggttggtgcGGAAAGGCTCGGTTATAATATCACGGTTTTTTCTTATCATGGTCCTTGTACATGGCATGGCATTTATAGGCACTGGCAAAAGAGAAGCGGTTCTTTCTTTACATGCTGGGGCTGGTAGATGTGCTGTGGGATCCAAAGGAGACGGAAGGAATGAGGAATCAAGAAGGACGACAATGAGAGAGACAAAAAGTTGCATAGAAATGGTCGTTCTGGCGTTCAATGATTGAAGATTGCAATTTGCAAGCAAGTTTCGCAAAGTTATCCAGGCTGTCTCTGTGCGCATTTGCGAGGGAAGAGGGAGTGGCTCAGTTTTCACGCGCAAAGTTACTACTTACTATACATTTATCAAAAAATATCACTATCCTGGTGTGTTCGCAAACTTGACATTGGAGGCACATACACATCAAGTACCCTCGAAACAATTCCTTATGAATGTCCAATACAATAATAAGTACAAGATGCCAGTCTGCTTCCAAGCAGAGACGTAATAATACAAGTGTTATACAGTTTATGACTGCTGTCCCTCAAGGATTCCAGCCGCAGACTTCCACCCTGAAGGAAGCCGCCAAGCTCATCCCCGTAAACAGTCAAGACCGACATATTGAGCACGTCGGTCTACCAGATAAAGCCATGAGGGCAGCCGCACCATCTGGCTATCCGTACGCCGACAAGCGTACCTCTTGGCCTTCGGAAAAGGCACCGCTCGCTAGCTAGGAAAGAAGGCGGCGTTTCTGCTCGTCTTCTTGACTCTCTATAGGTAGCCCAGGTGTACCTCGCTGTCCTCACTTTGGGTCCGCTGGGTCGgaacctcctcccctctctAGCTCGTAGTCAACGAGCGGACCATCGGTATAGCCAgtccctcctctttatctctttcttttttccctctcaGCTACcacacctcctcctcatttCTCCCCCGtccctgtccctgtcccAATGGCCCCTCCAACAGGTATACTACCCGCCGCACTCGGCCTCGGCAGTCCTGCCGTTAGGGCGTTAGGTTTCGTAGGTACCGGGTCCATCTGATCTGTGACATCGCGAACAGTCTGGAGTTTCTTGTACTCGTTCTCGAGCTCGCGCTGCATTTCGAAATCGAGCTGGCGCTCACGCTTGATTCGTTGTTGTTCCATGTCGCGGATGACGCCGGCGTGCATTGCCtgtttgatgttgatgtcagTGTTGTTCAGGCCGGACGAGAAAACAGGAGTAGAGCAGAGAAGAGGTGGGTCTGGAAAGAGGGGGAAATTTTGGGAGAatgaaggggaagggagatGACAAAACGAACCTCCTTCTCGGCTTGTTGCTGCCAATGCACCAGGGCGACGGTGCCGAGCGCAAAGGCGGAGGTGCCGAGGAGGGTGAGCTTGGAGGCGCGGGACATGgttgcttttcttttcttttcttttcttttttccccctcgaGAAGTAAAAgacaggaagaaaaaaagaagaaacccgTGAAAGAAAGTAGAAGGTGAAGCTGTAGCCAACACCGGCGCAATGGAAGCTACCTCTATGATCAAGATCAGACGAGGAACGGCCTCGACGGGATGACGGAGAACGAACGGGCGGGCAACTATTCTGCCGCTGCTCACCGACTGAATTTGGCGGAGAACTGCCTCTGGAGCTGTCACAGCTGCCGCGGCAGGCAAACCAAGGTGACATCAGAGCCCAGCTGTTCACGCTGCCTCCGTCTGCTACCAACCTCGAACCAAAGTGTCCCGCTGCAGCGGACAGCGGCTGCGGGCGGCCACTGTAGCGCTGTGCAGGCGCGCCTCCTAGCGGGGGAGGTAGCGGTACCGGGCTACGACGACGCCCGCCAACggccaacgccaacaaccCACTTGACCTCAGGTCCCGTCGACCatcatcgcatcgcatcgcagcGTATCGAATCATCGACGGGCCGCATCAACATCACGATATTACGACTGACACGAACAACAAGACCAACAATCCATACCTATACTCGACTCACTACGACCGATACCATCTCCACCTCCTAATCGCGATTGCTTCAGCCTCCGAACTCCGAAGCGATTAGCaccgctacctctacctagctCCGACTACCACctctatctacctctacagctATCACCATGGTTCGTTCCCAGCTAGCATAGCATCTTCGTCCGCACCGACGACGCCAACATAAGAAAGAATAACGAAAAGCTAAcgggatggatggttggaAATAGTCGGCCCAAAAGTCAGCGGGTatccagcttcttctcgaTGTACGTCTCCGTCCCCATCTTCACGTATACCAACACCCACACTTCTTCCCTACGATAGGGTACCCCCGCACGCCTTACGACGGATGGACGAACCATTGATctagcttccttcttgggGACTGGACTTTGCAAAGCCAAACTACCTCGGTAGATCTTCAGTTGGCCATGAAAAGATGGATGtgttggaggaaggggagggggtgtttgatgctgctgcggtGGGATTCGACATGACATGATATGACAGACTGGCTGACACTGCTGCGTGGGTGTTACTATATAGGCTGAGAGGGAAGCTACCAAGATTGTTCAGAAGGGTATGTTCTCCTTTCCCCATTGCATTGTAATTGTCGATGATGCATGCGTCGGAAAGAAACGTACGTCTTGATATAATAGTTGCTAACGCTTGGTATGATGGTTCGGGGGTATAGCTAGAGAGTGTACGTATTGCATCCCAGAAACCAACGACCTCACCCGATATACCCGATACCCCTACCCAAGATCACTCGACGTTCCTGCGCCATCGACGTAAATGAGGTCCTGTCGATGGGGCAAATCATTGTACAACTGTAACAAGAGGCCGGAAACACGGAGACAGCAGGCAGACGGATGACCTACCGTCACTTATGACCTAGACCGGCAAGGTAGTAGGCTAacgaaaacaaaacaaatgGAACAGACCGCACAAAGCGCGTCCGCGAAGCGCGCGACgaagccaagaaggagatAGAAGCGTACAAGGCACAAAAGGAGGCCGAGTTCAAGAAGTTTGAAGCCGAGGTATGTTTCCTCCCCTTCTGTCCCTTCTTCCTGCTTATCCCCCcaccccttctccctctatCCCcctgttttttttattttcccaCATCCACAAACCATCAACAGGAAACAATGCAAGGAAAACGTACATACTAAACCTACATTATCTGTACAATAACAGCACACACAAGGAAACCAAGCCGCCCAAGAGGAAGCCAACGCCGAAGCCGAGGCGCGGATTCGCGAGATCAAGGAGGCCGGCAACAAGAACCGCGAGCaggttattaaggatttGTTGCATGCCGTGTTTACCCCTTCTCCTGAGGCCATGGCTGCTCACTAAGGGCAGTAACTGTACCTGGTTGGAACAAACAGGAATGGAAGGTGATGGGGCGACGATGGGGATGATGTTGGATTGGCGGATGATGTTGGATTGGCCTGGGCTGGCCCGTTATGGTAAACGACGAAAGGGGAGGCCGCGCCGTTTTTCTGTCATGAAGGCATGTTAGGTTGTTAGACGGAGATTATGAAGTTGAGTTTGTGATTTGGTATCACTATCCTACGGTTATGGTTACGTGGTTTGCGTTTAAGGGTTCGAATTAGACCAGACCATGTCTCAAAGTACTATAGACAACTGGAATCGCCAAAATCCACAGTTTTCAATAACCAAAGGACAAGGTCTGTAAAGCCCGGACAGCGCAACCTGGTAGTATGAAAGAGCCTAGCCTAGCTCAATGGTATCTTTATGGCTACTTGGTCATTACttactcactcactcactcactcactcactatttcccttttctcaACCTATTCAACATGTCCTTCTACATCCCCTTCTACATCCCCCTTTTTCAGTCACGAAAAGAACTACTCCAAAAACTCCAACAGCGCCTTCAACATCTCCCCCGTatccctcccttcctccgtCTCCGAATCCACCCCCGCCATCTGCTCCCTCAACGTCCTCGCCAGCACTCCAAAGTCCTCATCCCGATCCTTCAACAATTCCCTGATCTTTGCCCGACATCCCGTATCTTCAGCAATCAACCATGCTAGTATCACGTCAATCGTCTGTAGGCAGAACAGTCCGGCGTCCAGTCTACGAGAAAAGgcctcgtcttcgtcaaATTGTTCTGGACTGGAAGCTGCGTCGGCCTTGATGGCTTCGTCTACTTGGCTGACGCGCGCGGCGTACTCGCGACGAAGTCGAATGAGCTTGGAGGTCTTGGCGTAGTTCTTTTCTACGAATTTGGCGAGGAGGCGGATCCGTTCTGCGCCGCTTGTTTCCGAGTCGTCTGTGActgatgaagatggaggtgaagaagaagttgcAGGTAGATGGCGAAGCATGGAAGCAAAGATACCCAGCAGGTGTTCGGTGTCTTGTTTTGATAGTGTTGGTGTCTTGCCGcctttgtttttcttcttggtACTGTCGGACGACTTGTCTCCGGACATGAAGAGGGTGAAGAGCGTTTTGAGACCGCCGGCTTCGACGATCTTGAGACAGACTTccgaggagaaagaggccgCGTGGTCGAGGAGTCGTAGGCAGGCGGGCTTGGAGAGCTTTCCTTTGATGtcggcggaggagaggatgagcAGGCAGAGTTCGACGCCTTCGGCTTCGACGAACTTGGTTTTGCCGAGGGGGTCGTCGACTAGGCAGGTCAAGCACTCAAAGAGGTTTTCCATGTACTCTTCTTCGAAGGAGCCGCGCTCGGGgtcgcggcggcggtaggGGGCGATGAGCGTCAGGAGGGTGTCGACGGCGTTGAGCTCGTCGGAGGccaagcggcggcggttggCGGGGGAGGATTGCACCAAGATGGCGAGGATCTCGGCGGCGTATTGCTTGTTTTGTGAGACAGTGGGAGATTCGGACTTTTTGGCGCGGGAGAGCAGCCATTCGAGGAGTTCGGTGTGTTTGCCGATTTGGTCGGCGGTCTCGCGGCGGGAGCAGAGGTTTTCGATTATCGACAAAGCATGGTAGACGCCTGTGCGGTCGGCTTCTTGTTGTTCGTCTAGGCGGGAGAAGTTGCTGACTAGGAGCCCGAGCAGATCGGCTTCGAGAAGGGCGTCGGTTAGCGCGGAGAACTGCTCGTCGGAGGCAGCGACGTCTTCGTCCGTTAGCTCGTTGATAATTTCGACGGCGTCAATGGCAATGTCGGTGTTCTCGTGGGCGAGGAGGGAAACAAGGCTAGAGACGCAGCCGAGACGGGCAAAGTCGGCGTAGAGTTCTGGGTGCTcggagaggatggagagagCCTTGATGGAGGCGTCGAGGTCGGCTTCCGAGTCGATGAATTTCGAGGGATCGTCTTCGTGGCGGGCGCGGAGCTCGGCGTTGCGCGTGATGCGCTTCTCGAAGTTGAGTGCGGTTTTCTTTAGCCAGGAGAGGTCGATCTTGTCTGTTGTCAAGAGGTCGTCGGCTGGGGcggcggtgttgttgtcCATGAAATCGAgaatctccttctcct
Coding sequences:
- a CDS encoding DNA-dependent RNA polymerase II RPB140; the encoded protein is MAAYAKDGSQSYGGYGDTYDNDDNYENLSTFDDEDDGSDPNAITPEDSWEVISSYFDLKGLVSQQIDSFNEFTTDTVQSLIDEYADLTLDHPSPGDDEGREIILRRYDVHFGEIIISRPTLTEATGETISLLPYECRDRNLTYSAPIYCKVTKRARIAVSEKKPLNQLTDDEHDHMARTGEHPTALRWIEEESAPPEPPKDDKINPENLKGYLFLGKIPIMVKSKICHLYMEDDESLFTLNECPYDQGGYFIINGSEKVLIAQERSAANIVQVFKKPPGGSVSYQAEIRSALEKGSRLISSLQMRLHTKADQNKGRLANTVSVTLPYVKEEVSLAIVFRALGVVSDEDILNHICYDRRDSQMLEALRPCIEEAFCIQDREVALDYIGKRGNGSTGINRNGRIKAAKEMLQKELLPHISQAEGCETRKAFFLGYMVHKLLQCVLGRRDTDDRDHFGKKRLDLAGPLLAKLFRGIVRRLTQDLMGYMKRCVDTNKHFSLALGIKASTLTNGLKYSLATGNWGDQKKAMSSTAGVSQVLNRYTFSSTLSHLRRTNTPIGRDGKLAKPRQLHNTHWGLVCPAETPEGQACGLVKNLSLMCFVSVGTLADPIIEFMIARNMEVLEEYEPLRYPNATKVFVNGTWVGVHQDPKHLVTLVQNLRRKNIISFEVSLVRDIRDREFKIFSDAGRVMRPLFVVEQEDNSESGVEKGQLILTKEHIRRLEQDKELGKYHEDYFGWQGLLESGAIEYLDAEEEETAMICMTPEDLDTYRQHKFKGREFEDDAANRGNSRIKTKFNPTTHMYTHCEIHPSMLLGICASIIPFPDHNQSPRNTYQSAMGKQAMGFFLTNYSRRMDTMANILYYPQKPLATTRSMEYLKFRELPAGQNAIVAIACYSGYNQEDSVIMNQSSIDRGIFRSLFFRSYTDCEKRVGINIVEQFEKPDRSNTLRPKHGTYDKLENDGIIAPGIRVTGDDIIIGKTSPINPDNQELGQRTAQHVKRDASTPLRSTESGIVDSVAFTTNQDGLRYVKVRVRTTKIPQIGDKFASRHGQKGTIGVTYRQEDMPFTAEGITPDIIINPHAIPSRMTIAHLIECLLSKVGALKGMEGDATPFTDVTVDSVSNLLREHGYQSRGFEIMYHGHTGKKLRAQVFFGPTYYQRLRHMVDDKIHARARGPVQIMTRQPVEGRARDGGLRFGEMERDCMIAHGAAAFLKERLFEVSDAFRVHICEICGLMTPIANLTKQSFECRPCKNKTKIAQVHMPYAAKLLFQELMSMNIASRLFTSRSGISVR
- the vma-10 gene encoding vacuolar membrane ATPase 10 encodes the protein MSAQKSAGIQLLLDAEREATKIVQKAREYRTKRVREARDEAKKEIEAYKAQKEAEFKKFEAEHTQGNQAAQEEANAEAEARIREIKEAGNKNREQVIKDLLHAVFTPSPEAMAAH
- a CDS encoding DUF1716 domain-containing protein codes for the protein MNVDELFQKAGVPSKRKLDPIRDPNEIYKSAKLSSNGSRHAQVEDGDDIEAGPAPPPEDGEDDGDYGPSAPPVEDDGDDEEGRFFGGGITAQEKEILDFMDNNTAAPADDLLTTDKIDLSWLKKTALNFEKRITRNAELRARHEDDPSKFIDSEADLDASIKALSILSEHPELYADFARLGCVSSLVSLLAHENTDIAIDAVEIINELTDEDVAASDEQFSALTDALLEADLLGLLVSNFSRLDEQQEADRTGVYHALSIIENLCSRRETADQIGKHTELLEWLLSRAKKSESPTVSQNKQYAAEILAILVQSSPANRRRLASDELNAVDTLLTLIAPYRRRDPERGSFEEEYMENLFECLTCLVDDPLGKTKFVEAEGVELCLLILSSADIKGKLSKPACLRLLDHAASFSSEVCLKIVEAGGLKTLFTLFMSGDKSSDSTKKKNKGGKTPTLSKQDTEHLLGIFASMLRHLPATSSSPPSSSVTDDSETSGAERIRLLAKFVEKNYAKTSKLIRLRREYAARVSQVDEAIKADAASSPEQFDEDEAFSRRLDAGLFCLQTIDVILAWLIAEDTGCRAKIRELLKDRDEDFGVLARTLREQMAGVDSETEEGRDTGEMLKALLEFLE